The following coding sequences are from one Ctenopharyngodon idella isolate HZGC_01 chromosome 17, HZGC01, whole genome shotgun sequence window:
- the ncmap gene encoding noncompact myelin-associated protein codes for MQRAATTSVTQSTITQNTTAITKSREQILTQSSGAMIAVIVIGIIIILTFLLIVLKTYNRRTHANRMLAGGSSKPRKKASSTTTNTNLAMSNVAASSVSGSFVQSNASSENGFRIPRVDVGNLERSNGEHFSTNSGSTIVTIHDMPSIDNT; via the exons ATGCAAAGGGCGGCCACAACATCCGTGACCCAATCCACAATAACACAGAACACCACAGCCATCACCAAGTCTAGAGAACAAATCCTCACGCAGA GCTCAGGAGCCATGATAGCTGTAATCGTCATTGGTATAATCATCATTCTCACGTTTTTACTTATAGTCCTCAAGACGTACAACAG GAGGACACATGCAAACAGGATGCTGGCAGGAGGCTCCAGCAAACCACGAAAGAAAGCGTCCTCAACTACTACAAATACAAACCTGGCCATGAGCAACGTGGCTGCGAGCTCAGTCTCTGGAAGCTTTGTGCAGTCTAACGCATCCTCAGAGAACGGGTTCCGCATTCCTCGGGTCGACGTGGGAAACTTGGAGAGGAGTAATGGAGAGCATTTCAGCACCAACAGTGGCTCAACTATTGTGACAATACATGATATGCCATCAATAGATAACACATAG
- the asmt2 gene encoding acetylserotonin O-methyltransferase 2, whose product MAEHLSQSELDYPFKLLEYLNGFRISKAIFSACEIGVFDLLLQSQKPLSAAEVAQKLSTSEDGIERLLDVLVAIEIVDVEVVQRTAYYSSTDVANLYLAKTSSKSLHDLIIYYSQTIYPLWNNLVDAVRDGKNQNEKTFGLPSEEIFSAIYRSEEEMLKFMGLMNSTWVIDGHDIVTAFDLSSFKSIIDLGGCSGALARELAKEYPSSTVTVLDLPAVVQTAQRHFTQQDDTICFQEGDFFEGEIPPADLYILARIIHDWKEEKNLTLLRKIHTACHPGGGVLIAEALLFENRRGPTTVQMFSLNMLVQTEGKEHPPSHYTRLLTDAGFRDVQVCRTGKSYDAILALK is encoded by the exons GCGATATTCTCAGCTTGTGAGATAGGGGTGTTCGACCTTCTCCTCCAATCCCAAAAGCCGCTGAGTGCAGCTGAAGTGGCACAGAAGCTCAGCACCAGTGAAGATGGTATAGAGCGGTTACTGGATGTGCTGGTCGCCATTGAGATTGTGGATGTGGAAGTGGTACAGAGAACAG CTTATTACAGCAGTACAGATGTTGCTAATCTATACCTGGCCAAGACCAGCTCCAAATCTCTACatgatttaatcatttattactcTCAGACCATCTACCCACTCTGGAACAATCTAGTAGACGCTGTTAG GGATGGAAAGAACCAGAATGAGAAAACCTTTGGCCTCCCATCTGAAGAGATCTTCTCTGCCATATACAG GTCAGAAGAGGAGATGTTGAAGTTCATGGGACTGATGAATTCTACGTGGGTCATTGACGGCCATGACATAGTGACAGCATTCGATCTTTCTAGCTTTAAGTCCATCATAGATCTGGGAG GCTGCTCTGGTGCATTAGCGCGGGAGCTGGCAAAAGAGTATCCTTCCTCCACTGTCACGGTTCTGGATCTCCCAGCTGTGGTCCAGACTGCCCAGCGGCATTTCACCCAGCAAGATGACACCATCTGTTTTCAAGAAG GGGACTTCTTTGAAGGAGAAATCCCTCCTGCAGATTTATACATTCTGGCCCGGATAATTCATGACtggaaagaggaaaaaaatctcacaCTACTGAGGAAGATTCATACAGCATGTCATCCGG GTGGAGGCGTTCTGATCGCAGAGGCACTGCTGTTTGAGAACCGCCGGGGTCCAACTACGGTTCAGATGTTTTCTCTGAACATGCTGGTCCAGACAGAAGGGAAGGAGCATCCACCTTCTCATTATACACGTCTGCTCACTGATGCAGGATTCAGGGATGTACAAGTCTGTCGGACTGGAAAATCATATGATGCTATTCTGGCACTCAAATGA
- the jade1 gene encoding protein Jade-1: MKRSRVPSTSEDSDNGSISTSWSQHSNSKHRKQNGKRPSEVFRTDLITAMKLHDSYQLNPEDYYELADPWRQEWEKGVQVPVSPDSIPQCSVRTVAEKSPAPLFIRPKKMIRSSESSMLGYVGIQTLADGMCRYDLNEEDVAWLQIANEEFSKMGMQLLDELTMERVMEEFERRCYDNMSHAMETEEGLGIEYDEDVVCDVCQSPDGEDGNEMVFCDKCNICVHQACYGILKVPEGSWLCRTCALGIFPKCHLCPKKGGAMKPTRSGTKWVHVSCALWIPEVSIGNPEKMEPITNVSQIPSNRWALICCLCKEKTGACIQCSAKSCRVAFHVTCGLHCGLKMNTILTEADEVKFKSFCPKHSGMDWNEEEGDDDRPVKVQTSEDRGRNRGADISSSSQPRLAQNPEETRLSERKLRVQQLEDEFYRFVAVDEVAEHLQLPLETVDFLFQYWKLKRKVNFNQPLIMPKKEEEDSLARREQEVLLRRLRLFTHLRQDLERVRNLTYMVSRRERIKRTLCRVQEQIFHHHVRLLEQGRIAGISSTRRLEEAMFYFRTTPPVPVSPQPLKGHCGQNSALGSTEKGSNPYRVSRHIEADKPAKMPRLDSLVMDNVPSSGVIDSGSGACKIQRNETAASATVKRSEGRPRGGESHRRDEESECPLEDRRRSKLWEQVSIKDKLRQSKPIEDTLKNKTEHDNMDERLLLSHSKTTSSSVVTAPTTYNGSPRKTNASHQGKLVPNGTTKRHLKNWGSFRIPKRSERTSAGKDVQDRNDMVDQNSSLKTFNTSPVAATSSSPQIRTRLRTGSENRSHVEESDLGQSEQGKRCHTQRLRSPMTRRYGSDVIQRGVLAS; encoded by the exons ATGAAGCGAAGCCGTGTCCCAAGCACCAGTGAGGACTCAGACAATGGAA GTATCTCCACGTCCTGGTCTCAGCACTCCAATTCCAAGCACAGGAAACAGAATGGAAAGAGACCCTCAGAG GTGTTCAGGACAGACCTGATCACCGCTATGAAGCTGCACGATTCTTACCAGCTGAATCCAGAGGATTATTATGAGCTGGCCGATCCCTGGCGACAGGAGTGGGAGAAAGGGGTTCAAGTCCCCGTCAGTCCTGACTCCATACCACAGTGTTCAGTGCG CACTGTAGCTGAGAAAAGCCCCGCTCCTCTATTCATCAGGCCGAAGAAGATGATTCGCTCATCTGAGTCATCGATGCTGGGGTACGTGGGTATTCAGACGCTAGCTGATGGCATGTGTCGTTATGACTTGAATGAGGAGGATGTAGCTTGGCTGCAGATCGCTAATGAGGAGTTCAGTAAGATGG GCATGCAACTCCTGGATGAGCTGACAATGGAGCGTGTCATGGAGGAGTTTGAGCGCCGTTGTTATGACAACATGAGCCACGCCATGGAAACGGAGGAGGGGCTTGGCATCGAGTACGACGAGGACGTGGTGTGTGACGTCTGTCAGTCCCCTGATGGCGAGGACGGCAACGAAATGGTGTTCTGTGACAAGTGCAACATCTGTGTtcatcag GCGTGTTACGGGATACTGAAAGTTCCAGAGGGCAGCTGGCTTTGCCGTACCTGTGCGCTGGGCATCTTTCCAAAATGCCATCTCTGTCCTAAAAAAGGCGGAGCAATGAAACCCACCCGCAGTGGTACCAAGTGGGTCCACGTCAGCTGTGCTCTCTGGATACCAGAA GTAAGCATTGGTAACCCTGAGAAGATGGAGCCTATCACTAATGTGTCTCAAATACCCAGCAACAGATGGGCTCTAATATGCTGTCTGTGTAAAGAGAAAACAGGAGCTTGTATTCAG TGTTCTGCCAAAAGTTGCCGTGTGGCATTCCATGTGACTTGCGGTCTCCATTGTGGGTTGAAGATGAACACGATCCTCACGGAGGCGGATGAAGTTAAGTTCAAATCCTTTTGTCCCAAGCACTCAGGCATGGACTGGAATGAGGAAGAGGGGGATGATGACAGACCAGTAAAAGTCCAGACCAGCGAAGACAGAGGGAGAAATAGGGGAGCAGACATCTCGTCCTCTTCACAGCCCAGACTCGCACAAAACCCTGAAGAGACCAGACTCAGTGAGCGTAAGCTTCGAGTCCAGCAGCTCGAGGATGAATTCTATCGCTTTGTTGCTGTCGATGAAGTTGCTGAGCACCTGCAGTTACCCCTGGAGACGGTGGACTTCTTGTTCCAATACTGGAAGTTGAAAAGGAAGGTGAACTTTAACCAGCCGCTCATCATGCCGAAGAAGGAGGAAGAAGATAGCCTTGCCCGGAGGGAACAGGAAGTGCTTTTACGGCGACTTCGCCTCTTCACGCATTTACGTCAGGATCTAGAGAGG GTGCGTAATTTGACGTACATGGTCAGCCGCCGGGAGAGGATTAAACGGACCTTGTGCCGAGTACAGGAACAGATCTTTCATCACCATGTCAGGTTGCTCGAGCAAGGACGCATCGCTG GTATATCCTCTACTAGACGTTTGGAGGAGGCAATGTTTTACTTTCGAACAACGCCACCCGTGCCTGTGTCCCCCCAACCTTTAAAGGGTCATTGTGGGCAGAACAGTGCCCTGGGCTCCACTGAGAAGGGGAGCAACCCTTATAGAGTCTCTAGGCATATCGAAGCAGACAAGCCTGCTAAAATGCCCAGACTGGACAGCCTGGTCATGGACAACGTTCCCAGTTCTGGGGTCATTGATTCAGGCTCTGGAGCTTGTAAAATTCAGAGAAACGAGACGGCGGCGTCAGCTACAGTGAAACGTTCGGAGGGCAGGCCAAGAGGTGGTGAATCTCATAGAAGAGATGAGGAGAGCGAGTGCCCCCTGGAGGACAGGAGGAGGAGCAAGCTGTGGGAACAGGTGTCCATCAAAGACAAACTGAGACAGTCGAAGCCTATTGAGGACACGCTAAAGAATAAGACAGAGCATGACAACATGGATGAAAGATTGTTGCTGTCTCACAGCAAAACCACTTCTAGTTCTGTGGTCACTGCTCCGACCACGTATAACGGATCGCCGAGGAAGACAAACGCCAGCCATCAGGGAAAATTAGTGCCAAATGGAACAACTAAGCGGCATCTGAAAAACTGGGGCAGTTTCAGAATCCCCAAACGGAGCGAGAGAACATCAGCAGGGAAAGATGTGCAGGACAGAAACGACATGGTGGACCAAAATTCTTCCttaaaaacttttaatacaAGTCCCGTCGCCGCCACCTCCTCCTCCCCTCAAATTAGGACCCGGCTGCGGACAGGAAGTGAGAACCGAAGCCATGTGGAAGAGTCTGATcttggccaatcagagcagggAAAGAGGTGTCACACCCAAAGACTTCGAAGCCCGATGACTAGACGTTACGGTTCGGACGTGATCCAACGTGGAGTACTTGCATCATAA